In Actinomadura luzonensis, a single window of DNA contains:
- a CDS encoding NADP-dependent oxidoreductase, with product MKAVRYHSYGDSRVLVHEDAERPVAGPGQVVVKVAGTSFNPVDLAIRAGHLAQVFPVDFPHIPNFDVAGVVTEAGEGVTRWRPGDAVVAFLPMAAPGAAAEYVAAPADALAAAPRTGDLADAAALPATGLTAWQSLFEHGGLTAGQSVLIHGAGGAVGGYAVQLAKRAGAVVTATAGPRSIERVRSYGADRVLDRTAVALPEAAAEQRFDVVLNLAPTSPEETARLVDLVADGGAFVSTTTPGPEDAGRGVRTVRVFARSDAAQLAELVARVDAGELRIHVAGRRPLADLAAVHDEAASGRLAGKTVLVP from the coding sequence ATGAAGGCAGTGCGTTACCACTCGTACGGCGACAGCCGGGTCCTGGTGCACGAGGACGCCGAGCGGCCGGTGGCCGGGCCGGGCCAGGTCGTGGTGAAGGTGGCCGGCACCTCGTTCAACCCGGTGGACCTCGCGATCCGCGCCGGGCACCTGGCGCAGGTGTTCCCGGTGGACTTCCCGCACATCCCGAACTTCGACGTGGCGGGCGTCGTCACCGAGGCCGGCGAGGGCGTCACCCGCTGGCGGCCCGGGGACGCCGTGGTGGCCTTCCTCCCCATGGCCGCACCCGGAGCCGCCGCCGAGTACGTCGCCGCCCCGGCCGACGCGCTGGCCGCCGCACCCCGCACCGGCGACCTCGCCGACGCCGCCGCGCTGCCCGCGACCGGGCTGACGGCGTGGCAGTCGCTGTTCGAGCACGGCGGGCTGACGGCGGGCCAGAGCGTGCTCATCCACGGGGCGGGCGGCGCGGTCGGCGGGTACGCCGTCCAGCTCGCCAAGCGGGCCGGAGCCGTCGTGACCGCGACGGCCGGCCCGCGCAGCATCGAGCGCGTCCGTTCCTACGGAGCCGACCGCGTCCTGGACCGCACCGCCGTGGCGTTGCCGGAGGCGGCGGCCGAGCAGCGGTTCGACGTCGTGCTCAACCTGGCGCCCACCAGCCCGGAGGAGACCGCGCGGCTCGTGGACCTGGTCGCGGACGGCGGCGCGTTCGTCAGCACCACCACGCCGGGGCCGGAGGACGCGGGGCGCGGCGTGCGGACCGTGCGGGTCTTCGCCCGCAGCGACGCCGCCCAGCTCGCCGAGCTGGTCGCCCGGGTGGACGCCGGTGAGCTGCGCATCCACGTGGCCGGCCGGCGTCCGCTGGCCGACCTGGCCGCCGTGCACGACGAGGCGGCCTCGGGGCGGCTGGCGGGCAAGACCGTCCTCGTCCCGTGA
- a CDS encoding membrane dipeptidase: MLHRLAHRTAAAVLLLTGALIAPAAPALAGSPALTDSPALAGSPTGAGSPALAGSPTRAGSPALAGLPAMTGEGAARARVAAARAVAAADAPVSGFVDAHAHLFSYEAFGGLLMCGKPFDPGGIARALTDCLDHYPNGELAWYENFTRTGSPTGTHDPVGWPTFRDWPAYDSLTHQQAYYTWVERAWRAGLRVLVNDLVANRQLCAIYPLKKYSCGEMASIRLQAQRARELQDHIDAEAGGPGQGWFRIVNDPAEARRVIAAGKLAVVLGIETSEPFGCRQVLGVPQCTKAQIDRGLDEMYALGVRSMFVCHKYDNALCGVRFDSGTQGAIVNVGNLLATGSFWQARTCTGPQHDNTIDPAGVLPDQIARLLPPGVSLPLYPPAPHCNTRGLTALGEYMVQGMIRRGMLVELDHMSVKAAARTLDLLEAARYPGVISSHSWADPGFFARIYALGGMITQYGHDAADFVAEWRRTVPLRQQYQVAGYGYGSDVNGMGRLPAPRAGNAANPVTYPFTSYDGSARLDRLRTGDRVWDVNVDGVANYGLYPDWIEDMRLIAGPDLVRDLAAGAESYLRTWEGAVRSAG, translated from the coding sequence GTGCTCCACCGACTCGCCCACAGGACGGCCGCCGCCGTCCTCCTGCTGACCGGCGCGCTGATCGCGCCCGCCGCCCCGGCTCTCGCCGGCAGCCCAGCCCTGACCGACAGCCCAGCCCTGGCCGGCAGCCCAACCGGCGCCGGCAGCCCAGCCCTGGCCGGCAGCCCAACCCGCGCCGGCAGCCCAGCCCTGGCCGGCCTCCCGGCCATGACCGGCGAGGGCGCGGCACGGGCGCGGGTCGCGGCCGCGCGCGCCGTGGCCGCCGCCGACGCCCCGGTGAGCGGCTTCGTCGACGCCCACGCGCACCTGTTCTCCTACGAGGCGTTCGGCGGGCTGCTCATGTGCGGCAAGCCGTTCGACCCCGGGGGCATCGCACGCGCCCTGACCGACTGCCTCGACCACTACCCCAACGGCGAACTGGCCTGGTACGAGAACTTCACCCGCACCGGCTCCCCGACCGGCACCCACGACCCGGTGGGCTGGCCGACGTTCCGCGACTGGCCCGCCTACGACTCGCTGACCCACCAGCAGGCGTACTACACGTGGGTCGAGCGCGCCTGGCGGGCCGGTCTGCGGGTGCTGGTCAACGACCTGGTGGCCAACCGGCAGCTCTGCGCGATCTACCCGCTGAAGAAGTACTCCTGCGGCGAGATGGCCTCCATCCGCCTCCAGGCTCAGCGGGCCCGCGAGCTGCAGGACCACATCGACGCGGAGGCGGGCGGCCCCGGGCAGGGCTGGTTCCGCATCGTGAACGACCCCGCCGAGGCCAGGCGGGTGATCGCGGCGGGCAAGCTGGCCGTCGTCCTCGGGATCGAGACGTCCGAGCCGTTCGGCTGCCGCCAGGTCCTCGGCGTCCCGCAGTGCACGAAGGCGCAGATCGACCGCGGCCTCGACGAGATGTACGCGCTCGGCGTGCGCAGCATGTTCGTCTGCCACAAGTACGACAACGCCCTGTGCGGCGTGCGCTTCGACTCCGGCACCCAGGGCGCGATCGTGAACGTCGGCAACCTGCTCGCCACCGGCTCCTTCTGGCAGGCCCGCACCTGCACCGGCCCGCAGCACGACAACACGATCGACCCGGCCGGCGTGCTCCCCGACCAGATCGCGCGACTGCTGCCCCCGGGCGTGTCGCTGCCGCTGTACCCGCCCGCCCCGCACTGCAACACCCGCGGCCTGACCGCGCTCGGCGAGTACATGGTGCAGGGCATGATCCGGCGCGGCATGCTGGTGGAGCTCGACCACATGAGCGTCAAGGCCGCCGCCCGCACGCTCGACCTGCTGGAGGCCGCCCGCTACCCGGGCGTGATCTCCTCCCACAGCTGGGCCGACCCGGGCTTCTTCGCCCGGATCTACGCTCTCGGCGGGATGATCACGCAGTACGGTCACGACGCCGCCGACTTCGTCGCCGAGTGGCGGCGCACGGTCCCGCTGCGGCAGCAGTACCAGGTCGCCGGCTACGGCTACGGCTCGGACGTCAACGGCATGGGCCGGCTGCCCGCCCCGCGCGCCGGCAACGCCGCGAACCCGGTGACGTACCCGTTCACCTCCTACGACGGCAGCGCGCGCCTCGACCGGCTGCGCACCGGCGACCGCGTCTGGGACGTCAACGTGGACGGCGTCGCCAACTACGGCCTCTATCCGGACTGGATCGAGGACATGCGCCTGATCGCCGGCCCCGACCTGGTCCGCGACCTCGCGGCGGGGGCCGAGTCGTATCTGCGGACGTGGGAGGGGGCCGTCAGATCGGCCGGGTGA
- a CDS encoding helix-turn-helix transcriptional regulator, translating into MDRSRELADFLRSRRARITPESTGLPADGRPRRVPGLRRDEVARLARVSTEYYTRLEQGRAGNPSPEVTAALAQALQLDAVEREHLADLLTRPGRRAPAPVSPQRVRPGLHLMLQTLDHVPAFILGRRTDVLAANRLAREVLTDFEALPVPRRNLARWYLLDPEARERTGDWARIAAETVAVLRLEAGRYPEDRRLADLVGELTLRSPEFSTWWTDHRVLRRTHGSKTYHHPLVGELHFSYESLQPAGDAEQTLCVYNVEPGSATAEALQLLAGWTAPQEGISMINQDH; encoded by the coding sequence ATGGACCGTAGCCGCGAGCTCGCCGACTTCCTCCGCTCCCGCCGCGCCCGCATCACCCCCGAGAGCACCGGGCTGCCGGCCGACGGCCGTCCACGCCGCGTGCCCGGCCTGCGCCGCGACGAGGTCGCCCGCCTGGCCAGGGTCAGCACCGAGTACTACACCCGCCTCGAACAGGGCCGCGCCGGCAACCCGTCGCCCGAGGTCACCGCGGCCCTCGCGCAGGCGCTCCAGCTCGACGCCGTCGAACGCGAGCACCTGGCCGACCTGCTGACGCGGCCGGGCCGCCGGGCGCCGGCCCCGGTCAGCCCGCAGCGGGTGCGGCCGGGGCTGCACCTGATGTTGCAGACGCTCGACCACGTGCCCGCGTTCATCCTCGGCCGCCGCACCGACGTGCTGGCCGCCAACCGCCTGGCCCGCGAGGTCCTGACCGACTTCGAGGCCCTGCCGGTGCCGCGGCGCAACCTCGCCCGCTGGTACCTCCTCGACCCCGAGGCCCGCGAGCGCACCGGCGACTGGGCGCGCATCGCCGCCGAGACCGTCGCCGTCCTGCGGCTCGAAGCCGGCCGCTACCCGGAGGACCGCCGGCTCGCCGACCTGGTGGGCGAGCTCACGCTGCGCTCGCCCGAGTTCAGCACCTGGTGGACCGACCACCGGGTGCTGCGCCGCACCCACGGCTCCAAGACCTACCACCATCCGCTCGTCGGCGAGCTGCACTTCTCCTACGAGTCGCTGCAGCCGGCCGGCGACGCCGAGCAGACCCTGTGCGTCTACAACGTCGAGCCCGGCTCGGCCACCGCCGAGGCCCTTCAGCTCCTCGCCGGCTGGACGGCTCCGCAGGAGGGCATTTCCATGATCAATCAAGATCATTAG
- a CDS encoding SDR family oxidoreductase → MTTQTPARPLAGRVAVVTGASSGIGEATAEHLAALGARVAVLARRADRLDDLVARIRRDGGEALAVAADVTDAAAVRSAAGRVAAELGVAGLLFNNAGVMLPAPVEELATDQWQHQIDLNITGLMNAIAAFVPQLVEAAGKDGVADLINTSSIAAQNIFPNFAVYSASKAYVTHLSRHLRAELGAKNVRVSAVEPGIVGTELQSHVTDEGARAWLEGSRQEMEWLTPEDVAATVGFVASLPPRANLQQVTLMPTGQAS, encoded by the coding sequence ATGACCACGCAGACCCCTGCCCGTCCCCTCGCCGGCCGCGTGGCGGTCGTCACCGGCGCCTCCAGCGGCATCGGCGAGGCCACCGCCGAGCACCTGGCCGCGCTCGGCGCGCGCGTCGCGGTGCTGGCCCGGCGCGCGGACCGGCTGGACGACCTGGTCGCCCGCATCCGGCGCGACGGCGGCGAGGCCCTGGCCGTCGCCGCCGACGTGACCGACGCGGCGGCGGTGCGCTCGGCCGCCGGCCGGGTGGCCGCCGAGCTGGGCGTCGCCGGCCTGCTCTTCAACAACGCGGGCGTCATGCTTCCCGCGCCGGTCGAGGAGCTGGCCACCGACCAGTGGCAGCACCAGATCGACCTCAACATCACGGGGCTGATGAACGCCATCGCCGCGTTCGTCCCCCAGCTCGTCGAGGCGGCCGGCAAGGACGGCGTGGCCGACCTCATCAACACCTCGTCGATCGCGGCCCAGAACATCTTCCCGAACTTCGCCGTCTATTCCGCCTCCAAGGCGTACGTCACCCACCTGTCCCGGCACCTGCGGGCCGAGCTGGGGGCGAAGAACGTGCGCGTGTCGGCGGTCGAGCCGGGCATCGTCGGCACCGAGCTGCAGAGCCACGTCACCGACGAGGGGGCGCGCGCGTGGCTGGAGGGCTCCCGGCAGGAGATGGAGTGGCTGACGCCGGAGGACGTCGCGGCGACGGTGGGCTTCGTCGCGTCGCTGCCGCCCCGCGCGAACCTCCAGCAGGTCACCCTCATGCCGACCGGGCAGGCGAGCTGA
- a CDS encoding GNAT family N-acetyltransferase, protein MTVTIRPYRHATDKEALYDICVRTADAGEDSRELYPDLDLMPSIFAAPYVHLEPGFAFVADDGGQAVGYIVGCADTPAFVRAYREEWLPKLIDRYPPPEHPPATPSEEMVALMHDPERMILPEVAAYPAHLHMNLLPGYQRAGHGRALMTTLCRALAAGGVPALHLCMLTANTRARAFYDRVGFHVIDVPDPGPVTYLGRSTDM, encoded by the coding sequence ATGACCGTCACCATCAGGCCGTACCGGCACGCGACCGACAAGGAAGCCCTCTACGACATCTGCGTACGGACCGCCGACGCCGGCGAGGACTCGCGCGAGCTCTACCCCGACCTCGACCTCATGCCCAGCATCTTCGCCGCGCCCTACGTGCACCTCGAGCCCGGCTTCGCCTTCGTGGCCGACGACGGCGGGCAGGCGGTCGGCTACATCGTCGGCTGCGCCGACACGCCCGCCTTCGTCCGGGCCTACCGGGAGGAGTGGCTGCCCAAGCTCATCGACCGCTACCCGCCTCCGGAGCACCCGCCGGCCACGCCCTCGGAGGAGATGGTCGCCCTCATGCACGACCCGGAGCGGATGATCCTCCCCGAGGTCGCCGCCTACCCCGCCCACCTGCACATGAACCTGCTGCCCGGCTACCAGCGGGCCGGGCACGGGCGGGCCCTGATGACCACGCTCTGCCGGGCGCTCGCGGCCGGCGGCGTGCCCGCCCTGCACCTGTGCATGCTCACCGCGAACACCCGGGCCCGCGCCTTCTACGACCGGGTCGGCTTCCACGTGATCGACGTCCCCGACCCGGGCCCGGTCACCTACCTCGGACGTTCGACCGACATGTGA
- a CDS encoding N-acyl-D-amino-acid deacylase family protein: protein MSAPYDVLITGGTLVDGTGAPPRRADVGIRDGRVTEVSEGAADAGAPAADVLDATGLVVTPGFVDLHSHADFTVIDAPEAEACLRQGVTTLVTGNCGMSPFPAHEGPYREFGLFADAVDAARPAVNIAPLVGHGALRAAVLGQERRPAEPAELARMRELLAEAAGQGAFGLSTGLIYAPGSFAGAEEVVALATEAARHGLLYATHMRDEGDRLVEAVEEAVAAARASGVRLQISHLKAMGPANHGKVATALAMIDQAVADGFDVACDVYPYTASSTTLTSRLPGWALDGGVPALLERLADPATRERVLADLRPAVGRTFLPEGVVIASLPPGPYESRVGDSIADIARDTGVEPAAAVLDVLAAHRAQVEIVNHAMAERDVDAVLRHPASAVASDGWVLRAPGPGHPHPRSFGTFARVLGRYVREREVVTLAEAVRKMTSLPASRLGLADRGTVAPGQVADLAVLDPGAVADLATFADPWQYAEGVRHVLVGGVPALRDGRVTEERRGRALRRLVGSAPSLSA from the coding sequence GTGAGCGCCCCTTACGACGTCCTGATCACCGGCGGCACCCTGGTCGACGGCACCGGCGCCCCGCCGCGCCGGGCCGACGTCGGCATCAGGGACGGCCGCGTCACCGAGGTGAGCGAGGGTGCCGCGGACGCGGGGGCCCCGGCGGCGGACGTCCTCGACGCCACCGGGCTGGTCGTCACCCCCGGCTTCGTCGACCTGCACTCGCACGCCGACTTCACCGTCATCGACGCGCCCGAGGCCGAGGCGTGCCTGCGGCAGGGCGTCACCACCCTCGTCACCGGCAACTGCGGCATGTCGCCGTTCCCCGCGCACGAGGGCCCGTACCGCGAGTTCGGCCTGTTCGCCGACGCCGTGGACGCTGCCCGGCCGGCCGTCAACATCGCGCCGCTCGTCGGGCACGGCGCGCTGCGGGCCGCCGTGCTCGGCCAGGAACGCCGCCCGGCCGAGCCCGCCGAGCTGGCCCGCATGCGCGAGCTGCTGGCGGAGGCGGCCGGGCAGGGCGCGTTCGGGCTGTCCACCGGGCTGATCTACGCGCCGGGCTCGTTCGCCGGGGCCGAGGAGGTGGTCGCGCTCGCCACCGAGGCCGCCCGGCACGGCCTGCTCTACGCCACCCACATGCGCGACGAGGGCGACCGGCTGGTCGAGGCCGTGGAGGAGGCCGTCGCCGCCGCCCGCGCCTCCGGCGTGCGGCTGCAGATCTCGCACCTCAAGGCCATGGGCCCGGCGAACCACGGCAAGGTCGCCACGGCCCTGGCGATGATCGACCAGGCCGTCGCGGACGGCTTCGACGTGGCCTGCGACGTCTACCCCTACACCGCCTCCTCCACCACGCTCACCTCCCGCCTGCCGGGATGGGCGCTCGACGGCGGCGTGCCCGCCCTGCTGGAGCGCCTCGCCGACCCGGCCACCCGGGAACGGGTGCTCGCCGACCTGCGTCCGGCCGTCGGGCGCACGTTCCTGCCGGAGGGCGTGGTCATCGCCTCGCTGCCGCCCGGCCCGTACGAGAGCCGCGTCGGCGACAGCATCGCCGACATCGCCCGCGACACCGGCGTCGAGCCGGCCGCCGCCGTGCTGGACGTGCTGGCCGCGCACCGGGCCCAGGTCGAGATCGTCAACCACGCGATGGCGGAGCGGGACGTGGACGCCGTGCTCCGCCACCCCGCGAGCGCCGTGGCCAGCGACGGCTGGGTGCTGCGCGCCCCCGGGCCCGGTCATCCGCATCCGCGCAGCTTCGGCACCTTCGCTCGCGTTCTCGGCCGTTATGTCCGGGAGCGCGAGGTCGTCACCCTGGCCGAGGCGGTACGCAAGATGACCTCGCTGCCCGCCTCCCGCCTCGGCCTGGCCGATCGCGGCACGGTGGCGCCCGGCCAGGTGGCCGATCTCGCGGTCCTCGACCCGGGCGCGGTCGCCGACCTGGCCACGTTCGCCGACCCGTGGCAGTACGCGGAGGGCGTGCGGCACGTGCTGGTCGGCGGCGTGCCGGCGCTGCGCGACGGGCGCGTCACGGAGGAACGCCGCGGCCGCGCCCTCCGGAGGCTTGTTGGGAGCGCTCCCAGCCTGTCAGCCTGA
- a CDS encoding Na+/H+ antiporter NhaC family protein — protein MTARTGTERPGTARSGTARWRRHAVPVALALAAALAAGLATDAPTVWGLLPIGLYAVLSLTGLNLVVVTAVALAAAALVALPAPGEAARVLGASVTDPVTVIGLIIVFGAAVGEVLRVTGVADTMVRGILRAFGGRGRTALMYGMMLACLVLVVSLGTLAGALAIAAPLLIPLAARAGFTRSATAVTMFLGGCAGLALAPFAGSNVAIMKVAEVGYPTYVAVGAGPLAVLSLLLAAVIVPWVQRRSAARGDLYDPEEAAEPEQAAHPGARAAAWAFAGTLVAAVGYATWSGAGTTFPLVALPVMALATAVAARLSPGRALRALGAGARRMVPMLLLFWMLAALFGFIDLVKPYDVVLETFGPRLGAMSALPFALAVAALGWVGVPGATAAQVILVGEVFGPLGDSLGVGPAAWVIILLWASKADTYGPLPNANMVGCMGLARATRLPYLLGAGWALLVPACVLYTALLAVLL, from the coding sequence GTGACCGCGCGGACCGGAACCGAGCGGCCGGGCACCGCCCGGAGCGGGACGGCGAGGTGGCGGCGGCATGCCGTTCCCGTCGCGCTGGCGCTGGCCGCCGCCCTGGCCGCCGGGCTCGCCACCGACGCCCCCACCGTCTGGGGCCTGCTGCCCATCGGCCTGTACGCCGTCCTGTCCTTGACCGGCCTGAACCTGGTCGTGGTCACCGCGGTCGCGCTCGCCGCCGCCGCGCTGGTCGCGCTGCCCGCGCCGGGCGAGGCGGCGCGCGTGCTCGGGGCGTCCGTGACGGACCCGGTCACGGTCATCGGCCTGATCATCGTGTTCGGCGCGGCGGTGGGCGAGGTGCTGCGCGTCACCGGCGTGGCCGACACCATGGTCCGCGGCATCCTGCGGGCCTTCGGGGGCCGCGGCCGGACCGCGCTCATGTACGGCATGATGCTCGCCTGCCTGGTGCTGGTCGTCAGCCTCGGCACGCTGGCCGGCGCCCTGGCGATCGCCGCGCCGCTGCTCATCCCGCTCGCCGCCCGCGCCGGCTTCACCCGGTCGGCGACGGCGGTCACCATGTTCCTCGGCGGGTGCGCGGGGCTCGCGCTGGCCCCGTTCGCCGGCTCGAACGTCGCCATCATGAAGGTCGCCGAGGTCGGCTACCCCACGTACGTGGCGGTCGGCGCGGGCCCGCTCGCGGTGTTGTCGCTGCTGCTGGCCGCCGTGATCGTGCCGTGGGTGCAGCGGCGCAGCGCGGCCCGCGGCGACCTCTACGACCCGGAGGAGGCCGCCGAGCCGGAGCAGGCGGCCCACCCGGGGGCGCGTGCCGCCGCCTGGGCGTTCGCCGGCACGCTGGTCGCGGCCGTCGGGTACGCCACGTGGAGCGGGGCGGGCACGACGTTCCCGCTGGTCGCCCTGCCGGTGATGGCGCTGGCGACGGCGGTCGCGGCCCGTCTGTCGCCCGGCCGGGCGCTGCGGGCGCTCGGCGCGGGGGCGCGCAGGATGGTGCCGATGTTGCTGCTGTTCTGGATGCTGGCCGCGCTGTTCGGCTTCATCGACCTGGTCAAGCCGTACGACGTGGTGCTGGAGACCTTCGGCCCGCGGCTCGGCGCGATGTCGGCGCTGCCGTTCGCGCTGGCGGTGGCGGCGCTCGGCTGGGTGGGCGTGCCCGGCGCGACGGCGGCGCAGGTGATCCTGGTGGGCGAGGTGTTCGGGCCGCTCGGCGACAGCCTCGGCGTGGGCCCGGCCGCCTGGGTGATCATCCTGCTGTGGGCGTCGAAGGCCGACACCTACGGCCCGCTGCCCAACGCCAACATGGTCGGCTGCATGGGCCTGGCGCGGGCGACGCGGCTGCCGTACCTGCTGGGCGCGGGGTGGGCGCTGCTCGTCCCGGCGTGCGTGCTGTACACGGCGCTGCTGGCCGTGCTGTTGTGA
- a CDS encoding diaminopimelate decarboxylase has protein sequence MISGSPTLSPSRTPAAARVTDVVRHAVAAGALGPEHPVAGFVDVEGVRDSVAALHRAFAPAPRVLHTFAAKAASLIPVLRLLAGQGMGCEVASPGELRLALEAGFAAGDIVLDSPAKTRAELAHALALGVAVNADNLDELRRIDALRSPASASVVGLRVNPQVGTGSIGAMSTATATSKFGVALRDPGNRERVVRAFAERPWLTRLHAHVGSQGCPLELIAAGVAETYLLAEEVNALAGRRQITSLDIGGGLPVNFAGDADTPTFAEYVAALRAAVPDLLDGRYALVTEFGRSLLAKNGFIAALVEYTKDAGGRRIAITHAGAQVATRTVLMPDAWPLRVAAFDAAGRPKDGPLLAQDVAGPCCFAGDVVAHARELPELAEGDIVVLRDTGAYYFSTPWAYNSLPYPAVHGFTVADGGEVRLATVRPEQTLDEIAAAGGLAHAGALAALLEPAR, from the coding sequence GTGATCTCAGGCAGCCCCACGCTCTCTCCCAGCCGCACCCCCGCCGCCGCCCGCGTCACCGACGTGGTCCGGCACGCCGTGGCCGCCGGCGCGCTCGGCCCCGAGCACCCGGTCGCCGGGTTCGTGGACGTCGAGGGCGTCCGCGACTCGGTCGCCGCGCTCCACCGGGCGTTCGCCCCCGCGCCCCGGGTGCTGCACACCTTCGCCGCCAAGGCGGCGTCCCTGATCCCGGTCCTGCGGCTGCTCGCCGGGCAGGGCATGGGCTGCGAGGTGGCCAGCCCGGGCGAGTTGCGCCTGGCGCTGGAGGCCGGGTTCGCGGCCGGCGACATCGTCCTCGACTCGCCCGCGAAGACGCGCGCCGAGCTGGCGCACGCCCTCGCGCTCGGCGTCGCGGTCAACGCCGACAACCTGGACGAGCTGCGCCGCATCGACGCCCTGCGCTCCCCGGCGTCCGCGTCCGTGGTGGGGCTGCGGGTGAACCCGCAGGTGGGGACCGGCTCGATCGGCGCGATGAGCACCGCGACCGCCACCTCCAAGTTCGGGGTGGCGCTGCGCGACCCCGGCAACCGCGAGCGGGTGGTGCGCGCCTTCGCCGAGCGTCCCTGGCTGACCCGGCTGCACGCGCACGTCGGCTCGCAGGGCTGCCCGCTGGAGCTCATCGCGGCGGGGGTCGCCGAGACCTACCTGCTGGCGGAGGAGGTCAACGCCCTGGCCGGCCGCCGGCAGATCACCAGCCTGGACATCGGCGGCGGCCTGCCGGTGAACTTCGCCGGCGACGCCGACACCCCGACCTTCGCCGAGTACGTCGCCGCCCTGCGCGCCGCCGTCCCGGACCTCCTCGACGGCCGCTACGCGCTCGTCACCGAGTTCGGCCGTTCGCTGCTGGCCAAGAACGGCTTCATCGCGGCCCTGGTCGAGTACACCAAGGACGCGGGCGGCCGGCGGATCGCGATCACCCACGCGGGCGCGCAGGTCGCCACCCGCACCGTCCTCATGCCGGACGCCTGGCCGCTCCGCGTGGCCGCCTTCGACGCCGCCGGCCGGCCCAAGGACGGCCCCCTCCTGGCCCAGGACGTGGCCGGGCCGTGCTGCTTCGCCGGCGACGTGGTGGCGCACGCCAGGGAGCTGCCGGAGCTGGCGGAGGGCGACATCGTCGTGCTGCGCGACACCGGGGCCTACTACTTCTCGACGCCGTGGGCGTACAACAGCCTGCCCTACCCGGCCGTCCACGGCTTCACGGTCGCGGACGGCGGCGAGGTGCGGCTGGCCACCGTCCGGCCCGAGCAGACCCTCGACGAGATCGCGGCGGCCGGCGGGCTCGCCCACGCGGGCGCGCTCGCCGCCCTCCTGGAGCCGGCCCGGTGA